A stretch of the Rhizobium sullae genome encodes the following:
- a CDS encoding lipopolysaccharide biosynthesis protein codes for MQASPFDPPEGSLRKSVGRGAVATGLAQSVKVSTQILSVIVLSRLLSPQDFGIVAMCSPVLVFIALFQDFGLTQATVQKSSISHDEVNYLFWINVAVSAALACLLAAIAPLIAAFYGEPRVSLLVAAMALQILAYGLGAQHLALLNRRMAFGRLAIIEVAGAIAGLAVSVAWTLIDRSYWALYAGTLTGAVLPALCYWMNSRWRPGFPRKVDGVGQLLNFGAGITGFNFANFFARNLDNILIGRYWGEAQLGLYDRAYKLLLFPLSQIANPLSRVMVPALSRLNGEPDRYRSAYLRVMRLMLLVALPGVATAVAMSDILIPFFLGEQWRESSDIFRALGFAGLLQPLNNPAGWLFISQGRSGDFMRWGIVTALTSALAFAIGLPYGALGVAVVYAASEYLRTPFLWMYVGRKGPLRVGDMLRAATPFVLGAHLALAAVWFAKPSLPHQETLAIIAAAILSYLVALVAALLFPSGRETLREGLTLLSTRLTKPVGRQVK; via the coding sequence TTGCAGGCCAGCCCATTCGATCCGCCCGAGGGCTCGCTTCGCAAGTCCGTCGGACGCGGCGCTGTCGCGACGGGCCTCGCTCAATCCGTCAAGGTTTCGACCCAGATCCTCTCGGTCATTGTCCTTTCCCGCCTGCTGTCGCCACAAGATTTCGGCATTGTGGCTATGTGCTCCCCCGTTTTGGTCTTCATCGCGCTGTTCCAGGACTTTGGCCTAACCCAGGCGACCGTTCAGAAGAGTTCGATCAGCCACGATGAAGTCAACTATCTGTTTTGGATCAACGTCGCGGTCAGTGCGGCACTTGCCTGCCTTCTCGCTGCAATCGCGCCGTTGATTGCCGCTTTTTATGGCGAACCTCGGGTCAGTCTTCTGGTGGCCGCAATGGCGTTGCAGATTCTGGCCTATGGCCTCGGGGCCCAACACCTCGCCTTGCTCAATCGCCGCATGGCGTTCGGCCGCCTCGCCATAATCGAAGTCGCAGGCGCAATTGCAGGCTTGGCTGTCTCTGTCGCATGGACGCTGATCGACCGATCCTACTGGGCGCTCTATGCAGGTACGCTGACCGGCGCTGTTCTGCCGGCACTTTGCTACTGGATGAATTCTCGATGGCGTCCGGGATTTCCGCGAAAGGTCGACGGTGTCGGCCAACTGCTCAATTTCGGCGCCGGGATTACCGGTTTCAATTTCGCCAACTTCTTTGCCCGAAACCTCGACAACATCCTGATCGGAAGATACTGGGGCGAAGCGCAGCTTGGGCTTTATGATCGCGCCTACAAGCTTCTTCTGTTTCCCTTGAGCCAGATCGCCAACCCGCTTTCGCGGGTCATGGTTCCTGCCCTTTCACGGCTGAACGGCGAGCCCGACCGATATCGCAGCGCCTACCTTCGCGTGATGCGTCTAATGCTGCTTGTGGCACTGCCCGGCGTGGCAACCGCTGTGGCAATGTCGGACATCCTTATTCCCTTCTTTCTCGGTGAGCAGTGGCGGGAAAGCTCAGATATCTTTCGCGCCCTAGGATTTGCCGGCTTGCTGCAACCGCTGAACAACCCGGCGGGCTGGCTGTTTATCAGCCAAGGCCGGTCCGGCGATTTCATGCGCTGGGGGATCGTCACGGCCCTGACGTCTGCTCTGGCGTTTGCCATCGGATTACCTTATGGCGCACTGGGTGTGGCGGTCGTTTACGCGGCGAGCGAATATCTGAGAACCCCTTTCCTGTGGATGTATGTCGGCAGGAAAGGCCCGTTGAGGGTCGGGGATATGCTGCGGGCGGCAACCCCATTCGTCCTCGGTGCTCATCTGGCACTGGCTGCAGTCTGGTTTGCCAAGCCGAGCCTGCCGCATCAGGAAACCCTTGCGATTATAGCGGCCGCTATCCTTTCATATTTGGTCGCTCTCGTCGCGGCGCTGCTTTTTCCGTCCGGCCGTGAGACGCTGCGAGAGGGGCTTACGCTCCTATCAACAAGGTTGACTAAGCCGGTAGGAAGGCAGGTAAAGTAG
- a CDS encoding thiol-disulfide oxidoreductase, with amino-acid sequence MTARAIPFWNLGRNKATNVRDLTYTYDGLTAFTPFWAMAAIFSIAGDTHGLIGYKGSAYMALSWAVILLSLLLFLYPRRTGILLALVAVSLALYAIRLPVASNNKTITTVMNGAILLSAAVLYVKAGRGGSIDRVALYNQIRVVARALLAIMYFYGIFHKINTDFLDPTVSCAVGLYAPLARPFGLADNLFGQYLAIYATFVIEAIAIVSLYWKRYFAAGFILALIFHYIIPISAYSWYMDFSSLVFALYVLSIPTPASQMLYGISLSVANALRENFGRIGTLVPAVALVLAAAAVVMLLALAFPERSFDMAVHSVWILTWAVVGGAAMVVLTYVALANLPCEDVSAPRPPAWVYVVPGLFFVSCLSPYVGLKTESSINMFSNLHTEAGQTNHLLFSKPPYLFNYQNDVVKVVDSSEPRWVQQSQAGNYHILHDLKRQLRWNPQAWVTYVKDGVTVTRATAATLAEEMPNILERKLLLFKLVDFSRPKVCTH; translated from the coding sequence ATGACGGCAAGGGCGATACCTTTCTGGAATCTTGGTCGGAATAAAGCCACCAACGTCAGAGACCTGACTTACACCTATGACGGTCTCACCGCATTCACGCCCTTCTGGGCAATGGCGGCGATCTTCAGTATCGCCGGCGATACCCATGGCCTCATTGGCTACAAGGGCTCCGCCTATATGGCTCTGAGCTGGGCCGTGATTCTGCTCAGTCTCTTGCTTTTCCTTTACCCGCGACGCACCGGGATATTGTTGGCACTGGTCGCAGTGTCGCTTGCGTTGTACGCCATTCGCCTCCCGGTCGCCTCGAACAACAAGACGATAACCACCGTCATGAACGGCGCTATCCTGCTCAGCGCGGCCGTGCTCTACGTGAAGGCGGGCCGTGGCGGTTCCATAGACCGTGTGGCCCTTTACAACCAGATCCGTGTTGTTGCGCGCGCCCTGCTCGCGATCATGTACTTCTACGGCATCTTTCATAAGATCAACACGGATTTTCTCGATCCTACCGTCAGTTGCGCCGTGGGGCTCTATGCGCCGCTCGCCCGTCCCTTCGGTCTCGCGGACAACTTGTTCGGCCAATATCTGGCGATTTACGCCACCTTTGTTATCGAGGCGATCGCCATCGTCTCGCTCTATTGGAAGCGCTATTTCGCCGCCGGCTTCATCCTGGCGCTGATCTTCCACTACATCATCCCGATCTCTGCCTATTCCTGGTACATGGATTTCTCCAGCCTGGTTTTTGCGCTTTATGTGCTGAGCATCCCGACGCCTGCCAGCCAGATGCTCTATGGCATCTCGCTGAGCGTCGCCAATGCGCTGCGCGAAAACTTCGGGCGGATCGGAACGCTTGTGCCCGCGGTGGCGCTGGTGCTGGCGGCGGCTGCCGTCGTCATGCTTTTGGCCCTGGCCTTCCCGGAACGCTCCTTCGACATGGCCGTCCATTCCGTCTGGATCCTGACCTGGGCGGTCGTTGGCGGAGCGGCGATGGTCGTACTCACCTACGTGGCGCTAGCGAACTTGCCTTGCGAGGATGTTTCCGCGCCCCGCCCGCCGGCTTGGGTTTACGTCGTGCCTGGCCTGTTTTTTGTCTCTTGCCTGTCGCCCTATGTCGGCCTGAAAACCGAGAGCTCCATCAATATGTTCAGCAATCTGCATACGGAGGCTGGCCAGACCAACCACCTGCTCTTTTCCAAGCCGCCATATCTTTTCAACTACCAGAACGATGTCGTGAAGGTCGTCGACTCCTCCGAGCCGCGCTGGGTGCAGCAATCGCAGGCCGGCAATTACCACATCCTGCATGATCTGAAGCGGCAGCTCCGGTGGAACCCGCAAGCTTGGGTGACCTATGTGAAGGATGGCGTCACTGTAACGCGGGCAACGGCAGCGACTCTCGCAGAGGAAATGCCGAATATCCTCGAGCGCAAGCTGCTGCTCTTCAAGCTCGTGGACTTCTCCCGCCCGAAGGTTTGCACGCACTAG
- a CDS encoding DCC1-like thiol-disulfide oxidoreductase family protein produces MTAPAKMALIVYDGDCVFCQSYVRFMRLRETVGPVELLDARSGDPRVASFQREGYDLNEGMLFVFEDRVYHGDEAVNLLAILSSSSSLFGWLNRAILSNRTAARLIYPALKFGRRLTLRLRGRSLLPADLDQSPDPGKGW; encoded by the coding sequence ATGACCGCGCCCGCGAAAATGGCGCTCATCGTCTATGATGGCGATTGCGTCTTTTGCCAGAGCTATGTTCGCTTCATGCGATTGCGTGAAACCGTGGGGCCGGTCGAGCTGCTCGATGCCCGTTCCGGTGATCCGCGCGTTGCGAGCTTCCAACGCGAGGGCTATGACCTGAACGAAGGGATGCTCTTCGTCTTCGAAGATCGCGTCTACCATGGCGACGAAGCCGTCAACCTTTTGGCGATCCTCAGTTCTTCGTCGTCGCTGTTCGGTTGGCTCAACCGTGCGATCCTTTCCAACAGGACAGCCGCAAGGCTGATCTATCCCGCACTCAAGTTCGGCCGCCGCCTGACGCTGCGACTGCGCGGCCGGTCGCTCCTTCCCGCCGATCTGGACCAGTCCCCCGATCCGGGCAAGGGCTGGTGA